One window of the Marinilactibacillus sp. Marseille-P9653 genome contains the following:
- a CDS encoding YitT family protein yields the protein MLKMARRFTLSAVDYVYIVIGCLITAVSFQVFLLPNEIVSGGITGLSIIANNLYGWTPAVFQYAVNIPLLILCFALLGKAAGYKTILGSMLLPFYLIFLEDLSPLTNDPLLAAIFGGVFTGLGLGIVFRAKATTGGTSIIVQILYKYARLQFGLSTVLVDGAVIFFALIVFDPETVMYSLIALFIISRTIDLVQLGFNRNKNIFIISDNPKAIKQEVLHTLQRGVTNLGVRGGYGNTEKDMLMVVIQEREFTLLKETVLEVDPDAFVVAMSASEVLGRGFSLHKQFNVDEPML from the coding sequence ATGCTAAAAATGGCAAGACGATTTACTTTAAGTGCAGTCGATTATGTTTATATCGTGATTGGATGCTTGATTACGGCGGTTTCTTTCCAAGTGTTTTTATTACCAAATGAAATTGTATCTGGAGGGATAACAGGGCTATCGATTATAGCCAATAACCTTTATGGATGGACTCCAGCAGTTTTTCAGTATGCGGTCAATATTCCCTTACTAATATTATGTTTTGCACTACTTGGTAAAGCCGCAGGATACAAAACGATTCTTGGAAGCATGTTACTACCTTTTTATCTAATTTTCCTTGAAGATTTAAGCCCTCTCACAAATGACCCTTTACTAGCAGCTATTTTTGGTGGAGTATTCACAGGACTAGGATTAGGGATTGTATTTCGTGCTAAGGCCACAACTGGCGGAACAAGTATTATTGTTCAGATTTTATATAAATACGCTCGCCTTCAATTTGGGTTGAGTACTGTCTTGGTAGATGGAGCAGTGATTTTCTTCGCATTAATTGTATTTGATCCAGAAACAGTTATGTATTCACTGATTGCTTTATTTATCATTTCAAGAACGATTGACTTGGTGCAGCTTGGTTTCAATCGAAACAAAAATATCTTTATTATTTCTGATAATCCAAAAGCAATCAAACAAGAAGTCTTGCATACTCTACAAAGAGGTGTAACGAATCTTGGTGTACGTGGGGGATATGGAAATACAGAAAAAGATATGCTAATGGTTGTCATACAAGAAAGAGAGTTCACACTCTTGAAAGAAACGGTGTTGGAAGTTGATCCGGATGCATTTGTTGTTGCAATGAGTGCAAGTGAAGTGTTGGGTAGAGGATTTTCTCTTCATAAACAATTCAATGTAGACGAACCGATGCTGTAA
- a CDS encoding diacylglycerol kinase family protein, with protein sequence MNTNLQFTYILNEHSRNGHKALKQIKQYSDELDYTYTVHKTQYPGHAFELARSLAPKLSTHNLLVVVGGDGTLSEVINGLESKNADCPIGYIPTGSGNDFARSHNIPLTIQASIQYMLQTTKPRQLDIIEIQHKHRRSYALNSFGVGIDGMVIHSLAESKLKNLIGNAAYFSSILYAYFKQRPFNISIDAGKHSLEFSNILLAVCVNHRFFGGGIPIHPKADPTDSVFELVIAEKVSFSELLSLLIRVILKKDHLAHKKMHVVKVADYAINIQSHQYGQHDGELKEFYGDYTISSKKRAFWIR encoded by the coding sequence ATGAATACAAATCTACAGTTTACTTACATACTAAACGAACATTCTCGAAATGGTCATAAAGCTTTGAAGCAGATTAAACAGTACTCTGACGAACTAGATTATACTTATACTGTTCACAAAACTCAATATCCTGGTCATGCTTTCGAATTAGCTCGTTCGCTTGCTCCTAAGTTATCAACCCATAATCTTCTAGTAGTGGTTGGTGGAGATGGTACACTTAGTGAAGTCATTAATGGATTAGAATCAAAAAATGCTGACTGCCCTATTGGCTATATTCCAACAGGTTCTGGAAATGATTTTGCTCGTTCTCATAACATTCCTCTGACAATTCAGGCATCTATTCAATATATGCTTCAAACAACTAAACCTAGACAACTTGATATCATTGAAATTCAACATAAACATAGGCGCTCATATGCTTTAAATAGTTTTGGGGTTGGAATTGACGGAATGGTTATCCATTCGTTAGCTGAATCGAAATTAAAAAACCTCATTGGTAATGCAGCTTATTTTAGTTCGATTCTATATGCCTACTTTAAGCAAAGACCCTTCAATATCAGTATAGATGCGGGTAAGCATTCTTTGGAATTCTCAAATATATTACTGGCTGTCTGCGTGAATCATCGATTTTTCGGTGGAGGAATTCCGATTCATCCAAAAGCCGATCCAACTGATAGTGTATTTGAGCTAGTGATTGCTGAAAAAGTGTCTTTTAGCGAACTTTTGTCTTTGCTAATTAGAGTCATCTTAAAAAAAGACCACCTTGCTCATAAAAAAATGCATGTTGTTAAAGTAGCAGATTACGCTATAAACATACAGTCTCATCAATACGGACAACATGATGGTGAGTTAAAAGAATTTTATGGCGATTACACCATTTCAAGCAAAAAAAGAGCCTTCTGGATTCGTTAA